Proteins from a genomic interval of Clostridium sp. M62/1:
- a CDS encoding DUF2752 domain-containing protein: protein MNTAAELLMKLGQGEIPCLFHMITGLYCPGCGGTRAALALLRGQVVKSLLYNPIPAYLLFGGLWCIAAVLLEAAGKTEGKAEEKDRAQFLRKSALPRPVLCFLWGLLAVTAAGFLIKNLLLVMGLDLHSVAAGWPGRAW from the coding sequence ATGAATACAGCAGCAGAGTTGCTGATGAAGCTGGGGCAGGGAGAGATTCCCTGCCTCTTTCATATGATTACGGGTCTGTACTGCCCTGGCTGCGGGGGAACGAGGGCAGCTCTGGCCCTCCTTCGGGGTCAGGTGGTAAAAAGTCTTCTCTACAACCCGATTCCGGCCTATCTTCTGTTCGGCGGCCTGTGGTGTATAGCGGCAGTACTGCTGGAGGCTGCAGGAAAAACTGAAGGAAAGGCTGAAGAAAAAGACAGGGCACAATTCTTAAGGAAAAGTGCCCTTCCGCGCCCGGTTCTCTGCTTTTTGTGGGGCCTCCTGGCAGTGACCGCCGCCGGATTTCTGATTAAAAACCTGCTTCTCGTCATGGGCCTCGACCTCCACTCAGTCGCCGCAGGCTGGCCGGGGAGGGCCTGGTAA
- a CDS encoding Tex family protein: MDVIKTLAGELQIREGQVQAAVKLIDEGNTIPFIARYRKEATGSLNDEVLRNLDERLKYLRNLEDRKEQVIASIGEQEKLTEELERKIREAKTLVAVEDLYLPYRPKRRTRAGIAREKGLMPLADQIFLQEMSVPAIEEAEGFVSEEKGVATAKEALDGAMDILAERISETAEYRTYIRKITMEEGMLTSSARNEKETSVYEMYYQFSEPVKKAAGHRILALNRGEKEKFLNVKIEAPEEKILRYLEKQIIKKDSRNTAPVLQAVLEDSYRRLIGPAIEREIRAGLTEKAEAGAIRVFGKNLKQLLMQPPVADRVVLGWDPAFRTGCKLAVVDGLGKVLDTVVIFPTAPQNKVEESKQILKNLIRKYGISLISLGNGTASRESEQVIVELLKEIPEKVQYVIVNEAGASVYSASRLATEEFPKFDVGQRSAVSIARRLQDPLAELVKIDPKSIGVGQYQHDMNQKNLGQALEGVVEDCVNSVGVDLNTASASLLEYISGITKTVAKNIVAYREENGGFHNRRELLKVPKLGPKAFEQCAGFLRIRGGENPLDATSVHPESYGAAEALLSRLGYQMKELSESGLQGIGRKIGDYGRLSQELSIGELTLRDMVKELEKPARDPRDEMPKPILRTDVMDIKDLKPGMILKGTVRNVIDFGVFVDIGVHQDGLVHISQMTDRYIKHPLEVVSVGDIVEVKVLDVNLEKKRIGLTMKL, from the coding sequence ATGGATGTAATAAAGACACTGGCCGGGGAGCTTCAGATCCGTGAGGGACAGGTGCAGGCGGCCGTAAAGCTGATTGATGAGGGAAATACCATCCCGTTTATAGCCAGATACAGGAAGGAGGCCACAGGCTCCTTAAATGATGAGGTGCTGAGAAACCTGGACGAGAGGCTTAAGTACCTGAGAAATCTCGAGGACAGAAAGGAGCAGGTGATCGCGTCCATCGGCGAGCAGGAAAAGCTGACAGAAGAGCTGGAAAGGAAGATTCGGGAGGCGAAAACCCTGGTGGCTGTGGAGGATCTCTATCTGCCATACCGCCCCAAGAGAAGAACGAGAGCCGGCATAGCCAGGGAGAAGGGGCTTATGCCTCTGGCAGATCAGATTTTCCTTCAGGAGATGAGCGTCCCTGCCATAGAGGAGGCAGAGGGCTTCGTATCGGAGGAAAAGGGAGTGGCTACGGCAAAGGAGGCTCTGGACGGAGCCATGGATATTCTGGCGGAGCGGATTTCAGAGACGGCCGAGTACAGGACCTACATCAGAAAAATAACCATGGAGGAGGGAATGCTCACCTCCTCTGCCAGGAACGAGAAGGAAACTTCCGTCTACGAGATGTACTATCAGTTTTCCGAGCCGGTTAAAAAGGCAGCAGGGCACAGGATTCTGGCGCTGAACCGCGGGGAAAAAGAAAAGTTTCTGAATGTGAAGATAGAGGCGCCGGAGGAGAAGATTCTCCGCTATCTGGAAAAGCAGATCATAAAAAAGGACAGCCGGAACACGGCGCCCGTTCTGCAGGCTGTCCTGGAGGACAGCTACAGAAGGCTGATCGGGCCGGCCATTGAGAGGGAGATCCGCGCAGGGCTCACAGAGAAGGCGGAGGCAGGGGCCATCCGCGTATTCGGAAAAAATCTGAAACAGCTTCTCATGCAGCCGCCTGTGGCAGACCGGGTGGTGCTCGGGTGGGATCCGGCCTTTAGGACCGGCTGCAAGCTGGCCGTGGTAGACGGCCTTGGAAAGGTGCTTGATACAGTGGTGATCTTTCCCACCGCTCCCCAGAATAAGGTGGAGGAGTCAAAGCAGATCCTAAAGAACCTGATTCGAAAATATGGAATCTCTCTGATTTCTCTGGGAAACGGGACGGCATCCCGGGAATCGGAACAGGTGATCGTGGAGCTGTTAAAGGAGATACCGGAGAAGGTTCAGTATGTGATCGTCAATGAGGCAGGCGCCTCTGTCTACTCTGCCAGCCGTCTGGCCACAGAAGAATTTCCCAAGTTCGACGTGGGCCAGAGAAGCGCTGTATCCATTGCCAGAAGGCTTCAGGATCCCCTGGCAGAGCTGGTGAAAATTGATCCCAAGTCTATCGGCGTAGGGCAGTATCAGCATGACATGAACCAGAAGAACCTGGGACAGGCGCTGGAGGGCGTTGTGGAGGACTGCGTGAACAGCGTGGGCGTGGATCTGAATACGGCGTCTGCCTCCCTGTTAGAGTACATTTCAGGAATCACAAAGACCGTGGCGAAAAATATTGTGGCCTACCGGGAGGAAAACGGCGGCTTTCATAACAGGAGAGAGCTTTTGAAGGTTCCGAAGCTGGGCCCCAAGGCCTTTGAGCAGTGCGCGGGCTTTCTGAGAATCCGGGGAGGAGAGAATCCTCTCGACGCTACCAGCGTCCACCCGGAAAGCTACGGAGCCGCAGAGGCGCTTCTCTCCCGCCTGGGCTACCAGATGAAGGAACTTTCGGAATCCGGACTCCAGGGAATCGGAAGAAAGATTGGGGATTACGGCAGACTGTCACAGGAACTGTCCATCGGTGAGCTCACGCTCAGGGATATGGTAAAGGAGCTGGAGAAGCCGGCCAGAGATCCCAGGGACGAGATGCCAAAGCCGATTCTCAGGACAGATGTGATGGACATAAAGGATCTGAAGCCGGGAATGATCCTCAAGGGAACGGTGAGAAATGTTATTGACTTCGGCGTCTTTGTGGATATTGGAGTCCATCAGGACGGGCTGGTCCATATTTCCCAGATGACAGACCGCTATATTAAGCATCCTCTTGAGGTGGTAAGCGTCGGCGACATCGTGGAGGTGAAGGTGCTGGATGTGAATCTGGAAAAGAAGCGGATCGGGCTTACCATGAAACTGTAG
- a CDS encoding aspartate kinase has translation MLVVKKFGGSSVADRERIFNVARRCIEDYNKGNDVVVVLSAMGKTTDGLIAKAHEITESPSRRELDMLLATGEQVSVALMAMAIQSLGVQAISLNAAQVPMKTTSAYGQAKLKRIDTERIQNELDARKIVIITGFQGVNKFDDMTTLGRGGSDTTAVALAAALHADACEIYTDVDGVYTADPRIVPNARKLPEVSYDEMLEFASLGAKVLHNRSVEMAKRYGVQLVVLSSLTRAEGTVVKESTKMEKMLVSGVAADKNTARISVIGVADEPGIAFKVFNLLARHHINVDIIIQSIGRDGRKDISFTVARTDLQEAMTILNDNRESLTAQSVECATGVAKISIIGAGMTSNPGVAARMFEALYSANINIRMIATSEIRITVLINEEDTNRAMRVVHDAFSLAD, from the coding sequence ATGTTAGTCGTAAAGAAGTTCGGCGGCAGTTCAGTTGCTGACAGGGAGAGGATTTTTAATGTGGCCAGGCGCTGCATTGAGGATTATAACAAGGGAAATGACGTGGTAGTAGTTCTCTCCGCTATGGGAAAGACCACGGACGGGCTGATTGCAAAGGCTCATGAGATTACAGAAAGTCCGTCCAGACGGGAGCTGGATATGCTGCTTGCAACGGGAGAGCAGGTTTCCGTGGCTCTCATGGCCATGGCCATCCAGTCTCTGGGCGTTCAGGCCATTTCCCTGAACGCGGCGCAGGTCCCTATGAAAACGACCTCCGCCTACGGGCAGGCGAAGCTGAAGAGGATCGATACCGAGCGCATTCAAAATGAGCTGGATGCCAGAAAGATTGTGATCATCACAGGCTTTCAGGGGGTCAATAAGTTCGATGACATGACGACTCTGGGCAGAGGAGGTTCCGACACGACGGCAGTGGCCCTGGCGGCAGCTCTTCACGCGGATGCCTGCGAGATCTATACGGATGTGGATGGAGTTTACACGGCGGATCCGAGGATTGTGCCCAATGCGAGAAAGCTCCCCGAGGTCTCCTATGACGAGATGCTGGAATTTGCGTCTCTGGGAGCCAAGGTTTTGCACAACCGTTCTGTGGAAATGGCAAAGCGGTACGGAGTGCAGTTAGTGGTTCTTTCCAGCCTTACCAGGGCAGAGGGAACAGTTGTGAAGGAGAGTACGAAGATGGAGAAAATGTTAGTCAGCGGTGTGGCAGCCGATAAGAATACCGCCAGAATTTCCGTGATAGGAGTGGCTGACGAGCCGGGAATCGCATTCAAGGTGTTCAACCTTCTGGCAAGACATCATATCAATGTGGACATTATCATCCAGTCCATTGGCCGTGACGGAAGGAAGGACATCTCCTTTACCGTGGCGAGAACCGATCTTCAGGAGGCAATGACCATATTAAATGACAACAGGGAGTCCTTAACGGCTCAGTCCGTAGAGTGTGCCACAGGCGTTGCCAAGATTTCCATTATCGGAGCCGGCATGACCAGCAATCCCGGAGTGGCGGCCAGAATGTTTGAGGCCCTCTACAGCGCAAATATCAATATCCGTATGATCGCCACCTCAGAGATCCGCATCACGGTTCTCATCAATGAGGAGGATACCAACAGGGCTATGAGAGTCGTTCACGATGCGTTCTCTCTGGCAGACTAA
- a CDS encoding DUF4190 domain-containing protein, whose amino-acid sequence MEYYDDYDNRELKEANGPSRQPKPPANNMAIVSMILGIFAILLLCMCIAFPVSILLGAGAVCLSIMSKKGGPFSGFAVAGLVLGILAIVFGIIEFLYLIFVSQLLNDPYFTGILEEMMEQYPLSD is encoded by the coding sequence ATGGAGTATTATGACGATTACGATAACAGAGAGTTAAAGGAGGCGAACGGGCCTTCACGGCAGCCGAAGCCGCCGGCCAACAATATGGCGATTGTATCCATGATTCTCGGAATCTTTGCCATTCTTCTGCTCTGCATGTGCATCGCTTTTCCGGTATCCATCCTGTTAGGCGCCGGTGCTGTCTGCCTTTCCATCATGTCGAAGAAGGGCGGACCGTTTTCCGGCTTTGCCGTGGCAGGGCTGGTTCTGGGAATTCTGGCTATTGTCTTCGGTATAATCGAGTTCCTTTACCTGATATTTGTAAGCCAGCTACTAAATGATCCCTATTTTACAGGGATATTAGAGGAGATGATGGAACAGTATCCTCTGAGCGATTAA
- a CDS encoding BCCT family transporter yields MNRISKNSGAPLKSQLDWIPIALPFAVILLLCGCFFAAPESSRQTLDSVRAFLGDQFGVWYLAVGLGFFLLSIYLAFSPYGSIRLGKPGEKPQYPAFVWGSMMFTSGLAADILFYSLCEWILYANDPHLAEMGSIQDWSSVYPLFHWGPIPWSFYLVLAVSFGFMLHVRNCRKQKYSEACRPILGSLVDKAPGKLIDLLAVFALLAGTATTFSLATPLMGQALASLLGLDASGWLAAPGPFGIACSKWLTILILAATCAVYTFSVVRGMKGVAKLASSCVYLFFILLAYVFLAGGETRYIVETGFSALGNLAQNFLTLATYTDPARTTSFPQTWTIFYWAYWMVWSVASPFFIGSISRGRTVKQTILGGYLFGLGGTFTSFIVLGNYSLGLQVSGRLDVMAIYGAAQDLYSTIIAILQTLPLASLVLVVLLLAMIAFYATSFDAIALVAASYSYKELPDSHEPHMGVKVFWSLMLILLPIALVFSDSSMANLQTVSIIAAFPLAFVIVLIAASFLKDAGRYLREQNKKAGRPASAPHPPQS; encoded by the coding sequence ATGAACCGTATTTCCAAAAACAGCGGGGCGCCCCTTAAATCTCAGCTCGACTGGATTCCCATCGCCCTCCCCTTCGCCGTTATCCTGCTTTTGTGCGGCTGCTTTTTCGCCGCACCGGAAAGCTCCAGACAGACGCTGGATTCTGTCAGGGCCTTCCTGGGCGATCAGTTCGGCGTCTGGTATCTGGCTGTGGGACTTGGCTTTTTTCTGCTGTCTATCTATCTGGCCTTCTCGCCCTACGGTTCCATCCGTCTGGGGAAACCGGGCGAAAAGCCTCAGTATCCTGCCTTTGTTTGGGGTTCCATGATGTTCACCTCCGGCCTGGCTGCCGATATCCTCTTCTACTCTCTGTGTGAGTGGATTCTGTATGCCAATGATCCGCATCTGGCAGAAATGGGCTCCATCCAGGACTGGTCAAGCGTCTACCCTCTGTTTCACTGGGGTCCGATCCCCTGGAGCTTCTACCTGGTTCTGGCCGTATCCTTCGGCTTCATGCTCCATGTGAGAAACTGCAGGAAGCAGAAATATTCTGAGGCCTGCCGGCCCATTCTTGGCTCCCTGGTGGACAAAGCTCCCGGAAAGCTCATCGATCTTTTGGCTGTCTTTGCCCTTCTGGCGGGGACTGCCACCACCTTCAGCCTGGCCACCCCGCTGATGGGGCAGGCTCTGGCCAGCCTTCTGGGTCTTGACGCCTCCGGCTGGCTTGCGGCCCCCGGGCCCTTCGGCATTGCCTGCTCCAAATGGCTCACCATCCTCATCCTCGCAGCCACCTGCGCAGTCTACACCTTCTCCGTAGTCCGCGGGATGAAGGGCGTGGCAAAGCTGGCCTCCTCCTGTGTCTACCTGTTCTTCATCCTTCTGGCCTATGTGTTTCTGGCTGGAGGGGAGACAAGGTACATTGTAGAGACCGGGTTCTCTGCCCTGGGAAATCTTGCCCAGAACTTTTTAACTCTCGCCACCTACACGGATCCTGCGAGAACCACCTCCTTCCCCCAGACCTGGACGATCTTCTACTGGGCCTACTGGATGGTCTGGTCTGTGGCCTCCCCCTTCTTTATAGGAAGCATCTCCAGAGGGCGCACGGTAAAGCAGACGATTCTGGGTGGCTATCTCTTCGGCCTTGGCGGGACCTTTACCAGCTTTATTGTCCTTGGAAACTACAGCCTGGGACTCCAGGTATCAGGACGCCTTGACGTGATGGCCATCTACGGGGCAGCACAGGATCTGTACAGCACCATTATAGCCATCCTCCAGACCCTTCCCCTGGCCTCCCTCGTTTTAGTGGTCCTGCTGCTGGCCATGATCGCCTTCTACGCTACCAGCTTTGACGCCATTGCCCTGGTGGCTGCCTCCTACTCCTACAAGGAGCTTCCCGACAGCCATGAGCCTCACATGGGAGTCAAGGTATTCTGGTCCCTGATGCTGATCCTGCTTCCCATCGCCCTGGTGTTTTCAGACAGCTCCATGGCAAACCTTCAGACGGTGTCCATTATCGCGGCCTTTCCGCTGGCTTTCGTGATCGTCCTGATTGCTGCCAGCTTCTTAAAGGATGCAGGCAGGTATCTTAGGGAGCAGAATAAAAAAGCGGGCAGGCCCGCCTCAGCTCCCCATCCCCCTCAATCATAA
- a CDS encoding TetR family transcriptional regulator → MPKGSEELTNARKEEIINACALLYETMGFKDITLRDIGARTSFTRTSIYNYFQTKEEIFLALLQREYEAWIEDVERIREQNESLPPEEFADKLAHTLEKRGCMLRLISMNLYDMEANSRLENLAAFKQVYGHALGAVTGCLEKFFPSMTEEDKEGFLCAFFPFLFGVYPYTSHTDKQKAAMELAHVNYTERSVYELTKPFITKILSSL, encoded by the coding sequence ATGCCAAAAGGTTCAGAAGAGCTGACGAATGCAAGAAAAGAAGAAATCATTAATGCCTGTGCCCTGCTGTATGAGACTATGGGGTTTAAGGATATTACGCTCCGCGATATCGGGGCCAGGACCTCGTTTACACGCACTTCGATTTATAACTATTTTCAGACGAAGGAAGAGATTTTCCTGGCCCTCCTTCAGCGGGAGTACGAGGCGTGGATCGAGGATGTGGAGAGGATCCGGGAACAGAATGAGTCCCTGCCGCCGGAGGAGTTTGCAGATAAGCTGGCCCATACTCTGGAAAAACGAGGCTGTATGCTGAGGCTGATCAGCATGAATCTCTATGATATGGAGGCAAACAGCCGCCTGGAAAATCTGGCAGCTTTCAAGCAGGTGTATGGACATGCACTGGGGGCAGTCACCGGCTGTCTGGAAAAATTCTTCCCTTCCATGACAGAGGAGGATAAGGAAGGGTTTCTCTGCGCCTTTTTCCCATTTCTGTTCGGCGTTTACCCATACACCTCACACACGGACAAACAGAAGGCGGCCATGGAGCTGGCCCATGTGAACTATACAGAACGCTCTGTATATGAACTCACAAAGCCTTTTATCACAAAAATACTGAGCTCTCTGTGA
- a CDS encoding DUF362 domain-containing protein encodes MGSKVYFTREITPQAVVRLYHELGIELPGRVAVKVHSGEKGNQNFLHPEFWKPMVEEVHGTIVECNTAYGDATAGVRDHTESHLKLMDEHGWTKYFPVDLMDAEGPDVVWPVLNGRVLKENRLGRHIENYDSMLVLAHFKGHPAGGYGGALKQLAIGCASRAGKALIHSGGRTDDRFETWKLHADNTVFPEAMADAASSVTAHFKGKIAFINVMKNLSVDCDCCAVAEDPCMRDIGILASLDPVAIDQACIDLVSGSDDPGREHFMERVNSRNGIHTIEAAAALGMGQREYELIER; translated from the coding sequence ATGGGATCAAAGGTCTATTTTACGCGGGAGATTACACCCCAGGCAGTGGTGAGACTTTACCATGAGCTGGGAATCGAGCTGCCCGGCAGGGTAGCTGTCAAGGTTCATTCCGGGGAAAAGGGAAATCAGAATTTTCTGCATCCGGAGTTCTGGAAGCCTATGGTGGAGGAAGTACACGGCACGATCGTGGAGTGCAATACTGCTTATGGAGATGCCACAGCGGGGGTGCGGGATCACACAGAATCCCACTTAAAACTGATGGATGAGCACGGCTGGACGAAATACTTCCCGGTGGATCTGATGGATGCTGAGGGGCCGGATGTGGTCTGGCCTGTTCTGAACGGCAGGGTGCTGAAGGAGAACCGCCTGGGCAGGCACATAGAAAATTATGATTCCATGCTGGTGCTGGCTCACTTTAAGGGGCATCCAGCCGGCGGTTACGGCGGTGCACTCAAGCAGCTTGCCATCGGCTGTGCCTCCCGTGCCGGAAAGGCGCTGATCCACTCCGGAGGCAGAACCGATGACCGTTTTGAGACCTGGAAGCTGCATGCAGACAACACGGTCTTTCCCGAGGCCATGGCCGACGCCGCATCCAGTGTGACCGCTCACTTTAAAGGAAAAATCGCATTTATCAATGTGATGAAAAATCTCTCAGTGGACTGTGACTGCTGTGCCGTGGCCGAGGATCCCTGCATGAGGGATATCGGTATCCTGGCATCCCTGGATCCGGTGGCCATCGACCAGGCATGTATTGACCTGGTTTCAGGCTCTGACGATCCGGGCAGGGAACACTTTATGGAGCGGGTGAACAGCAGAAACGGCATCCATACCATAGAGGCTGCCGCTGCTCTGGGAATGGGACAGCGGGAATATGAACTGATTGAGCGATAA
- a CDS encoding flavodoxin, translating to MSKTLIAYFSASGVTAQAAKEMADAVGADLYEIRPEQPYTSADLDWMDKNSRSTLEMNDPASRPAIAEPVQDMGQYDTVLVGFPIWWYVEPRIVDTFLESYDFSGKTMIAFATSGGSGIGKAEKSMQAHCPKANWKSGQLLNGSGAGDWAKRILKG from the coding sequence ATGAGTAAAACCTTGATTGCCTATTTTTCAGCCAGCGGAGTGACAGCACAGGCGGCAAAGGAGATGGCAGATGCCGTGGGAGCCGATCTGTATGAGATACGGCCAGAGCAGCCCTACACCTCCGCTGATCTGGACTGGATGGACAAAAACAGCCGCAGCACCCTGGAGATGAACGACCCTGCTTCCCGCCCGGCTATCGCAGAGCCGGTACAGGATATGGGGCAGTACGACACGGTTCTGGTGGGCTTCCCGATCTGGTGGTATGTGGAACCGCGGATTGTGGATACGTTCCTGGAGAGCTATGATTTTTCCGGAAAGACGATGATCGCCTTTGCCACCTCCGGCGGCAGCGGCATCGGAAAGGCGGAGAAGAGCATGCAGGCCCACTGCCCCAAGGCAAACTGGAAGAGCGGGCAGCTTCTGAACGGCTCCGGCGCCGGGGACTGGGCGAAACGCATTCTGAAAGGATGA